A segment of the Corythoichthys intestinalis isolate RoL2023-P3 chromosome 16, ASM3026506v1, whole genome shotgun sequence genome:
gttaaaaaagtttaaattatccaataaattttgttccacttcacgattgtgtcccacttgttgttgattcttgacaaaaaattaaaatgttatatctttatgtttgaagcctgaaatgtggcgaaaggttgaaaggttcaagggggccgaatacttttgcaaggcactgtatgtgcatACATTACTGAATTCaggagccatgtgcagattgtcTATATGGAGTGAATAGTTAAAATTTCCATATTAAATGGGCGCATTCCGTAGATTATGCTATGCACACTTAAAActccaatgtattttttttttactggtgaAATTTATATTGGGGCACttgccccagtgaaatatgtgGCGACATCTATGCTAGGGATTGAAGACCAGTTTGGTTTTTTGGGATTGGAAGAGCGTTCACCTGGAGTCAAAGGCGGTGCCGTCCTGGAAGGTCCCGTTGTAGTGGTAGCGCATGAAGTCCTCTGCGACGCTGCGGCGCTCGCAGCCTTCCGGAACCTCCAGGACTTCCGACACGAGGTCATCTTTTGGGTTGAACACATCCACCATCAGAACCTCAAACACCAGCGTAGCCTGAGGGGGCACTGCCTTTCCTGTTGGGGGACGCATACTCTAATTCCAGCTTTGATGCAATCTTAACTCATTGATGACGgtaccgccgtcaatggcattcaaTGAGTTTAGAATGTGTTGCATACCGTGTCCTTTCTCTCCATAGGCCAAAAACGGCGGAATAATGACAACTCGTCTTTCTGCGACGCACATTCCCAGCAGGCCTTGCTCCATGCCCTCGATCAGGTCACCTTTGCCCAAGTACGTGTCGTACGTCGCGTTCTTAGTGTGGCTGAAGCACGTTGTgtttagaatttaaaaaaaaaaaaaaaaaaaatggaacagagGCACACGCTCACACTAACCTGGAGAGAAAGGTCTCCCCGGAGAGCAAGGTGCCGTTGTAGTGGTAGCGCACGAAATCGGAGGCGGCGGCAGCGCGGGCACATCGTTTGGGTTTGCTGAGCGTACGGATTTCAATTTTGTCCTGAGAGTTCCAAATGTCCAGCAGCAGAAGGTCGTACACCAAGATAGCGTCCGGCGGGATCACGCCACCTGCAAAGCAcatttgaaaataataacagcttcCCGGTTATTTCTTTGCTACTGCACTGGCTTTACCTGTTCCCACGCTCCCGTAGGCCAGGTGCGGCGGGACGATGACGCGACGGCGCTCGTTGACGCAGGCGCCCAATAGGCCGCGGTCCATTCCGTGGATCAGACGACCCACTCCCACCTGACTGACATACGCCTTACGTCGGACGTG
Coding sequences within it:
- the LOC130904494 gene encoding peptidyl-prolyl cis-trans isomerase FKBP10-like; this translates as MFRLALLLFLHEVAVQCSGSEAPQMLDVVVERYHMPKRCPREVQTEDFVRYHFNGTFQSNGKLFDSSHVRRKAYVSQVGVGRLIHGMDRGLLGACVNERRRVIVPPHLAYGSVGTGGVIPPDAILVYDLLLLDIWNSQDKIEIRTLSKPKRCARAAAASDFVRYHYNGTLLSGETFLSSHTKNATYDTYLGKGDLIEGMEQGLLGMCVAERRVVIIPPFLAYGEKGHGKAVPPQATLVFEVLMVDVFNPKDDLVSEVLEVPEGCERRSVAEDFMRYHYNGTFQDGTAFDSSYRRNSTYNTYIGQGYVIAGVDRALQGLCMGEKRKVVVPPHLAYGGEGVRDLIPGSAVLVFHIHVLDFHHPDDPVDVKVVRRAEGCGPVSQEDDWLRYRYNCSLMDGTLLYSS